Below is a genomic region from Oncorhynchus gorbuscha isolate QuinsamMale2020 ecotype Even-year unplaced genomic scaffold, OgorEven_v1.0 Un_scaffold_756, whole genome shotgun sequence.
CTGGCTCCTGCAGCCTCGGGATACTCAGAGGTATGTGGGTTCAATATCTGCGTCTACTGTGCACTTGCTCAATGTGTTAGACCTCTGAGCTAAAGGCTGGGCATTATTCAATGTTCTCCCTGGAGATAGTCATAAAGTATGAGATAGACTGATTTATTTGAACCCTGGGTCTTCTCGAGACTGTGTTAACCCTCCAAGCAAAAGCCAAGACATTAATTCCAGGTTGCTAATGAATGTTTTGTGGTTAGAATGTGAGTGTACCCAGACGGTACCCAAGCAAGTCTCCATGGTTGCTATTAGTTTTGTTCTGTGTGTAACTATTGGTGTTGTGCGTATGTGATCCTTAGCCATAGATGATGAGTGGCAGAAGACGCAGTGCACGCCCAGAGAGACGTGTGTAGACGTGGCAAAGGAACTGggcaccaccacctccatgttCTTCAAGCCCCCCTGCGTGTCCGTCTTCAGGTGTAACGGATGCTGCAACAAAGAGGGTGTATCGTGCAGAAACACAAGTACTGCCTATGTTAATAAAACCGTGAGCATTTCCTCTTTAAATATCTGTTAGAAggtgtattacaaataaaacgcATTATTAATATTATTCTTAATAAATGGCAATCATTTCTGGCAGGGGTCGGCAACGGACAACAGGCAGCCCGCGGGCCCAAagtttttagtaaataaatatatattttttaaaatatgtttttagtTTTTGGTCAAAAAAATACCTTTAATATCCCCAATGTGTTTAATTTagtaaatctgttcccaagtattcctacTAATTACAAAATAGATATTTAATcatgtctcaatgtaatcaatgTATGAAATTATGTCTATTTTCAAATACAACCTCTTTTTGGATGTTAGCGGTGTACAACTGATTGTAACaatgttccggccccctgaccatccgctccaACAAACATCACCCCGCGGCTATAGTTggggccccctgaccatccgctccaACAAACATCACCCCGCGGCTATAGTTggggccccctgaccatccgctccaACAAACATCACCCCGCGGCTATAGTTggggccccctgaccatccgctccaTCCCACGGCTATAGTTGGGgacccctgaccatccgctccaTCCCACGGCTATAGTTGGGgacccctgaccatccgctccaTCCCGCAGCTATAGTTGGGgacccctgaccatccgctccaTCCCGCAGCTATAGTTGGGgacccctgaccatccgctccaTCCCGCAGCTATAGTTGGGgacccctgaccatccgctccaTCCCGCGGTCATAGTTGGGgacccctgaccatccgctcctCCCACGGCTATAGTTGGGGACCCCTGATTTATGTTTTAAGACAATTGTGATTATGATAAGTGCTCCTAAATGACAAGGATTTTGGAGAATGTGAATATATACAGAACGTACAGACTACGTAATGTACACTATGCACATCATTGGGCCATCAATGAGTCAAATAAAATACATCTCTCTGTATAAAGTGGATCGCTGACTCCAGAACTGGACTAATGTGATCTGACACTTTCCGTCCTGCAGCTGCTGAGTGTGATACCGTTCAAATACGGACCTGAGCCGGTGTTGATAAAGGTAGCCAATCACACAGAGTGTAAGTGTATGGAACCACCCCTGATCCGACGACAAGCCCATATACGCTCTCACAGGAGGAACGGGTGAGTccagatgtacacacacacacacacacacacacacacactctcgctaGTCGTACCCttagcactaacacacacacacacacacacacacacacacacacacacacacacacacacacacacacacacacacacacacacacacactctctctagcactaagtcacacacacacacacacacacacacacacacacacacacacacacacacacacacacactctcgctaGTCGTACCCttagcactaacacacacacacacacacacacacacacacacacacacacacacacacacacacacacacacacacacacacacacacacacacacactctcgctaGTCGTACCCttagcactaacacacacacacacacacacactctcgctaGTCGTACCCttagcactaacacacacacacacacacactctcgctaGTCGTACCCttagcactacacacacacacacacacacacacacacactctcgctaGTCGTACCCttagcactaacacacacacacacacacacacacacacacacacacacacacactctcgctaGTCGTACCCttagcactaacacacacacacacacacacactctcgctaGTCGTACCCttagcactaacacacacacacacacacactctcgctaGTCGTACCCttagcactaacacacacacacacacacacacacacacacacacacacacacacactcacagtcacacacttagcactacacacacacacacacacacacacacacacacacacacacacacacccttagcactaacacacacacacacacacacacacacacacacacacacacacacacacactctctcgctaGTCGTACCCttagcactaacacacacacacacacacacacacacacacacacacacacacacacacacacacacacacacacacacacacacacacacacactctctcgctaGTCGTACCCttagcactaacacacacacacacacacacacacacacacacacacacacacacacacacacacacacacacacacacacacactctcgctaGTCGTACCCttagcactaacacacacaacacacacacacacacacacacacacacacacacacacacacacacacacacacacacacacacacacacacacacacacacacacacacactacacacccttAGCGTAAcacttagcacacacacacacacacacacacacacacacacacacacacacactctctcgctaGTCGTACCCttagcactaacacacacacacacacacacacacacacacacacacacacacacacacacacacacacacacacacacacacacacacacacacacacacacacacactctcgctaGTCGTACCCttagcactaacacacacacacacacacacacacactctcgctaGTCGTACCCttagcactaacacacacacacacacacactctcgctaGTCGTACCCttagcactaacacacacacacacacactctcgctaGTCGTACCCttagcactaacacacacacacacacacacacacacactaacacacacacacacacactctcgctaGTCGTACCCttagcactaacacacacacacacacactctcgctaGTCGTACCCttagcactaacacacacacacacagacactctcgcTAGTCGTAACCttagcactaacacacacacacacacacacacacacacacacacacacacacacacacacacacacacacacacacacacacacacacacacacacactctcgctaGTCGTACCCTTAGCACTAACCAGGCTGTGTGTTTGGTTGCAGCTGCTCTCCGATGCGTCAGCTCTCTAAATCAGAGGACTCCAGGCGTCTGTGTTCCAGTGGGTTGATCTGGGACTGCATGGCCGACCGTTGTGTGTCCTACCCCTCCACTGAACAACCAGGTTAGTCTACCACTGTGTCCTACCTCTCCACTGAACAACCAGGTGAGTCTACCACTGTGTCCTACTCCTCCACTGAACAACCAGGTTAGTCTACCACTGTGTCCTACTCCTCCACTGAACAACCAGGTTAGTCTACCACTGTGTCCTACCCCTCCACTGAACAACCAGGTTAGTCTACCACTGTGTCCTACCCCTCCACTGAACAACCAGGTTAGTCTACCACTGTGTCCTACCTCTCCACTGAACAACCAGGTTAGTCTACCACTGTGTCCTACTCCTCCACTGAACAACCAGGTTAGTCTACCACTGTGTCCTACCCCTCCACTGAACAACCAGGTTAGTCTACCACTGTGTCCTACCTCTCCACTGAACAACCAGGTTAGTATACCACTGTGTCCTACCTCTCCACTGAACAACCAGCTTAGTCTACCACTGTATCCTACCCCTCCACTGAACAACCAGGTTAGTCTACCACTGTGTCCTACCCCTCCACTGAACAACCAGGTTAGTCTACCACTGTATCCTACCTCTCCACTAAACAACCAGGTTAGTCTACCActgtctggataagagcgtctgctaaatgacttaaatgtaatgtaaatgtgtcctACTCCTCCACTGAACAACCAGGTTAGTCTACCACTGTGTCCTACCCCTCCACTAAACAACCAGGTTAGTCTACCACTGGTAGATGTATCAACTATCCAGCCCAGTAAGATGCACTAGATTTAGCTGGTATGCAGCACTGGGTTTGGGCAGTGTTTGCACTTTGGGGTCCATTCCATTGTAATGCGCTGGGGATGCTAAATCAGGGTGTTATTCAGGATATTACATAGCCTCTGTAGGAAGTGGTTATTGTGATGTTTTTTTCTCGCTCCATTTTCCCTGGTCTGGTCCCTGTAGTAATATTAAGTCATTCctatgtttttctctctgtttgttccagaCTTCTCTCCCAATATGAGAACGGTGGACTGTGACATAGATGTTGACAGGTGTGACTGTGTCCCAGACCACACTACACTGTCCCCACAGCCCACCCTAACCCAGGACCCAGACCATCCTACCCTGCATGTCACCTGAACCATACTGCCTGTGCTAACAACAAACAGCACTTCATCCATGCCTCTTGCAGGTAGAATGCAACTTGAGACACACCCCTTTTGATGAGTTAGTTTGATCGTTTTGATAGTAGTTAATTGATAAATGTATCAGCTGATGTTCAAGGTCTGAATGAATCAGTCCCTGATGTACATCAGAAATGTTTGGGTCCTCAGAGACCGTGGTTGAACAGCCACATTACAACATGTAATAACACCTTTTCATTCTTTTGATCCGCAGATGCCAGTGATACTCAGAAGAATATAACCTTTGACATTTGCTTGGCTTTGAAGTTTGGAAGCAGTGAAAAAGTTCATAATTTAATTTATATCGCTATTTATATATCTAACTTCAAATAAAATAGTTTATCTTTCTAACCTACATACACGAcgttttacatgttttatttagaTATGTAAATTATTAGTATTTATATGCACTGAACATGTATTTTACGCTAAAGAACAATATTTTTGTAATAATTGCTTCCAAAATTTTGTAAATATAATCGAAGTTTGTCCTTTTGGTGTCTATCATTCATATTTAGAATTAAAGTTTTAACCGTTTTGTTCAAAGTTCTCTCACCTTGTAAAGTTATAGGTCGCGACCAGACCTGTTAACGGTGGGTCGCGAcgtgccaatttgtaagtcgctctggataagagcgtctgctaaatgacttaaatgtaaatgtgttagaGCAAATGTATCATTATTTCATTAATTACTGTAATTGATTTGGCCAAGTACAAACGGTCTGTGTTCATTGCACTCTCTGCTAAGCAGCTGTGTCAGTTCGGCAGCTGCGCGACTGAGAGGGAGAAGCCTGTGTGCTTCGTGGGTTACCGGATCTTTTTTTTTCCCGGCAGTTTTAATTGAAGATCACTCCGCGACCAACACGATGCAGCGCTGTAGTTCAGCAGCAGATGATGCGCCGTCAGTCAATGACTTGGTATTCTCACTCGCCAGCTGTCATCTAATGTCGTCAAAACTAGCCATAAATTCTGACTGAGCTCAATCGTCATTAAACTGAAATACAGCCATACGTTTCTTTCTCTTGGTTTCATACCAACTTTGAGAAATAACGAGGAGCAGCGCACACAATGTATGTTGTCCAGGGAAGTGCTTAGTAATGAGACTCTCAcattaaaataacacatcctgagcaaacatccacagcatgatggtaaacccagggaggtctttcagagcagggctgaaatgcttcaggaaacatccacagcatgatggtaaacccagggaggtctttcagagcagggctgaatgcttcaggaaacatccacagcatgatggtaaacccagggctgaatgcttcaggaaacatccacagcatgatggtaaacccagggaggtctttcagagcagggctgaaatgcttcaggaaacatccacagcatgatggtaaacccagggaggtctttcagagcagggctgaaatgcttcaggaaacatccacagcatgatggtaaacccagggaggtctttcagagcagggctgaatgcttcaggaaacatccacagcatgatggtaaacccagggaggtctttcagagcagggctgaatgcttcaggaaacatccacagcatgatggtaaacccagggaggtctttcagagcagggctgaatgcttcaggaaacatccacagcatgatggtaaacccagggaggtctttcagagcagggctgaatgcttcaggaaacatccacagcatgatggtaaacccagaggtctttcagagcagggctgaatgcttcaggaaacatccacagaaacatccacagcatgatggtaaacccagggaggtctttcagagcagggctgaaatgcttcaggaaacatccacagcatgatggtaaacccagggaggtctttcagagcagggctgaatgcttcaggaaacatccacagcatgatggtaaacccagggaggtctttcagagcagggctgaatgcttcaggaaacatccacagcatgatggtaaacccagggaggtctttcagagcagggctgaatgcttcaggaaacatccacagcatgatggtaaacccagggaggtctttcagagcagggctgaatgcttcaggaaacatccacagcatgatggtaaacccagggaggtctttcagagcagggctgaatgcttcaggaaacatccacagcatgatggtaaacccagggaggtctttcagagcagggctgaatgcttcaggaaacatccacagcatgatggtaaacccagggaggtctttcagagcaggtctttcagagcagggctgaatgcttcaggaaacatccacagcatgatggtaaacccagggaggtctttcagagcagggctgaatgcttcaggaaacatccacagcatgatggtaaacccagggaggtctttcagagcagggctgaatgcttcaggaaacatccacagcatgatggtaaacccagggaggtctttcagagcagggctgtaaatgcttcaggaaacatccacagcatgatggtaaacccagggaggtctttcagagcagggctgaaatgcttcaggaaacatccacagcatgatggtaaacccagggaggtctttcagagcagggctgaaatgcttcaggaaacatccacagcatgatggtaaacccagggaggtctttcagagcagggctgaaatgcttcaggaaacatccacagcatgatggtaaacccagggaggtctttcagagcagggctgaaatgcttcaggaaacatccacagcatgatggtaaacccagggagGTCTTTCAGAGCAGGGCTGTAAACCCaaatgcttcaggaaacatccacagcatgatggtaaacccagggaggtctttcagagcagggctgaatgcttcaggaaacatccacagcatgatggtaaacccagggaggtctttcagagcagggctgaaatgcttcaggaaacatccacagcatgatggtaaacccagggaggtctttcagagcagggctgaatgcttcaggaaacatccacagcatgatggtaaacccagggaggtctttcagagcagggctgaaatgcttcaggaaacatccacagcatgatggtaaacccagggaggtctttcagagcagggctgaaatgcttcaggaaacatccacagcatgatggtaaacccagggaggtctttcagagcagggctgaaatgcttcaggaaacatccacagcatgatggtaaacccagggaggtctttcagagcagggctgaaatgcttcaggaaacatccacagcatgatggtaaacccagaggtctttcagagcagggctgaaatgcttcaggaaacatccacagcatgatggtaaacccagggaggtctttcagagcagggctgaaatgcttcaggaaacatccacagcatgatggtaaacccagggaggtctttcagagcagggctgaaatgcttcaggaaacatccacagcatgatggtaaacccagggaggtctttcagagcagggctgaaatgcttcaggaaacatcGCTTTGACAGTGGAAAAGTAAGTCAAATAGCTTGTCATTTTATAACAGGTAAGCATAAATAAGGGAGTACAATCTGTCAAAGTAGTAACTTCGATGTGAGTTTCCCTTTCAGACAATTCCATTGTACACAGCTATTAACGTTAGTTGTATATTTTGAATTGCTAATACTGTGCTACCCATAAGTtacagtactgtatattttgaatataaaaaagctagctagctactgtgcTACCCATAAGTtacagtactgtatattttgaatataaaaaagctagctagctactgtgcTACCCATAAGTtacagtactgtatattttgaatataaaaaagctagctagctactgtgcTACCCATAAGTtacagtactgtatattttgAATATAAAATGATCGGGCCTACTGCACAACTTAATGTAGAAATGATTGTTGAAAACAAcaagtctaggttggaactgttgctgttaaaatacaagtaatcatttttattctgaactggaataaaatTATTGATGCTTTTTTTTAGGCAAACccacacacagttctgggttgctcatctacagcaggaagcggtctcctacctgactgagaaagcagtagatgttctggtcCAGTTTGGTACCACATACCTATATGAGTCAGGGTTCGTATCTCTCTGGCGTACTTAAAAACAAgtacagaaacagactccatgctGTGCATGACCTCAGGGTTGCACTGTTAAAAACTGAACCCAGAatagaaatgcttgttgaaagcatcaaccagccacacacctctcattaggactgtgtgtgttttctgctCTACAGCTGTGTGATGTGATCAgcttattccagttcagaatgaaAGTGATTATATTTTAACAGctacagttccaacctagacagatgagtacagagcattcggaaagtattcagaccccttcccttttctaacattttgttaagttacagccaaAAACACTCAACTTACAGTCAGGCAAAAGACCGCTTCCTGCTGtagtctaaaattgattaaataaataaaaatcctcatcaatctatacccaataccccataatgacaaagcaagcttttgctttgtcattatggggtattgggtatagattgatgaggattttagaaatgtttgcaaatgtataaaaaaacaatGGAAATACCTTTTTGCATGAATATTCAGGCCCTTTgcgatgagactcgaaattgagctcaggtgcattctgtttccattgatcatccttgagatgtttctacaacttgattggagtccacctgtggtaaattcaattgattggacaattGTCTATATATATAAGGACCCACAGTtcatgtcagaggaaaaaccaaaccttgaggtcaaaggaattgtctatagaactccaagacaggattgtgtcgaggcacagatctgaggaaaggtaccaaaaaatgtctgcagcattgaaggtccccaagaactgtcacgacttctgcctaAGTCGATCCcgctccttgttcgggcggtgttcggcggtcagccttacctcaagttttcaccccgagagtaacggacaggtggagagaattaaccaggatgtgggaaggtttctgaggtcttattgccaggaccggccgggggagtgggcggcgttcgtgccctgggcagagatggaccagaactcgctccgccactcctccactaacctttctcccttccagtgcgtactggggtatcagccggttctggctccttggcatcagtcagaccgaggctcctgcggtggacgactggttccGGCGCGAGGAGGAAACATGGGACTCCGCACATGTCCACCTTCAGTGCGTCATACTGCGCCAGAAAAGGGGAGCAGAcagtcaccgcagtgaggccccggtgttcgcaccaggggacagggtctgacccgaaacctgcccctccgcctgccctgtcggaagatgggtccgcggtttgtgggggccatttaaagtcctggggagagtgaacgaggtatgttacaggttacagcttcccccgaTTACcacattaacccctcgttccatgtgtctctcctcaggccggtggtggctggcccgctccaggagtGAGGTGCGGGaagttcctccaccccctctggacatcaagGGGGACCCGGCGTACTCCGTTCGATCCATACTGGATTCGAGACGtcgggccttcagtacctcgtggactgggaggggtatagtccggaggagagatgctgggttccggtggacgACGTGTTGGATCCTTCTATGCTGCGAGatttccaccgtctccatccggatcgccctgcgcctcgcccTCCGGGGCTTTCCCAAAGTCGGTCCGCGTGTCAGCGAGGGGTACTGTCACAACTTCTGCCAGGCGGTGTTCGGCGGGCGACGTCACCgatcttctagccatcactgatacatttttcattttccattggttttgtcttgtcttccttcacacctggttcatatcacatcaattacatgttgtgtatttaaccctctgtttcccctcatgtccttgttggAGATTGTTTGATTGTATGTTAGTGCTAGTATGTGTTGGTGCGCgactggttttgtacccatttttattaatttttgtatattttggtttttgGAGTTTGTTTGTGAGTTCTTATTAAATGACTCTGTTTATACCAAGTTtgttctcctgcacctgacttccctgccaccaacacgcacacctttcaagaacacattggcctccatcattcttaaatgtaagaagtttggaaaGGGGTATAGTCAGTTGAAcaattgaatgcattcaactgaaatgtgtcttccgcatttaacccaacccctctgaatcggagAGGTGTGGGAggactgccttaatcgacatccacatcatCGGTGCCTGGGGAATATcatcagctctgggattcaatccagcaacctttctgttactggcgcAAAGCTCCTactgccaggctacctgccgcctccctttctgttactggcccaaagctcctactgccaggctacctgccgcctccctttctgttactggcccaaagctcctACCCGCCAGGCTACCTTCCGCCtccctttctgttactggcccaaagctcctacttgccaggctacctgccgcctccctttctgttactggcccaaagctcctacttgccaggctacctgccgcctccctttctgttactggcccaaagctcccacccgccaggctacctgccgcctccctttctgttactggcccaaacccgcaggctacctgccgcctccctttctgttactggcccaaagctcctactgccaggctacctgccgcctccctttctgttactggcccaaagctcctACTCGCCAGGCTAACTGCCGCCTCAGGGGAGAAGGgttttggtcagggaggtgaccaagaacccgatggtcactctgagctTCAGAGTTTTtcggtggagatgggagaaccttccagaaggataaccatatctgcagcactccatcaatcgggtctttatggtagagtggccagacggaagccactcctcagtaaaatgcacatgacagctcgcttagagtttgcccaaaggcacctaaaggtaaccatgagaaacaagattctctgatgaaatcaagattgaactctttggcctgaatgacaagagtcacatctggaggtaacctggcaccatacctatggtgaagcgtggtggtggaagcatcccagagactgggagactagtcaggatcaaggcaaagataagagaggaaagtacagagatccttgatgaaaacctgctccagaatgctcaggacctcagtctggggcgaaggttcaccttccaacaagacaacaaccctaaccacgcagccaagacaatgcaggagtggcttcggggcaagtctctgaatgtccttgagtggcccagccagagctctgacttgaacccgattgaacatctctggagagagctgaaaatacagttgaagtcagatgttcacacacaccttagccaaaaacattgaaactcagtttttcacaattcctgacatttaatcctagtaaaaattacctgttttaggccagttaggatcaccactttattttaagaatgtgaaatgtcagaataatagttgatagaatgatttatttcag
It encodes:
- the LOC124020061 gene encoding vascular endothelial growth factor D-like, with the translated sequence MQRMLAAGVGMMLVLVRLNLGMPNKVQDDPSSLRVINQEKWERDVRSASSLDELLMLTDFPDWKLWKCRLKLKHLETSPSSSSSQQPNHRSSSSSSSSSSSSAGSHRSTRYAVASYSLEILKAIDDEWQKTQCTPRETCVDVAKELGTTTSMFFKPPCVSVFRCNGCCNKEGVSCRNTSTAYVNKTLLSVIPFKYGPEPVLIKVANHTECKCMEPPLIRRQAHIRSHRRNGCSPMRQLSKSEDSRRLCSSGLIWDCMADRCVSYPSTEQPDFSPNMRTVDCDIDVDRCDCVPDHTTLSPQPTLTQDPDHPTLHVT